The Sulfuricurvum sp. IAE1 genome includes a region encoding these proteins:
- the arsC gene encoding arsenate reductase (glutaredoxin) (This arsenate reductase requires both glutathione and glutaredoxin to convert arsenate to arsenite, after which the efflux transporter formed by ArsA and ArsB can extrude the arsenite from the cell, providing resistance.): MAIKIWHNNRCSKSREALKLLEDQGKEIEIYNYLQESPSVDDIKDVLNKLGIKAKDLMRTKETIFKELGLENIQDEQTLIKAMVDNPKLIERPIIITDTKTIIGRPPSLVLDL, translated from the coding sequence ATGGCAATAAAAATATGGCATAACAATCGTTGTAGTAAATCCCGTGAGGCTTTAAAACTATTAGAAGATCAAGGCAAGGAAATTGAAATCTACAACTATTTACAAGAATCCCCAAGCGTTGATGATATCAAGGACGTATTAAATAAACTTGGTATCAAGGCTAAAGATCTTATGCGAACGAAAGAGACCATCTTCAAAGAACTTGGTTTAGAGAATATTCAAGACGAACAAACCCTTATTAAAGCAATGGTTGATAATCCAAAGTTGATTGAGAGACCCATAATTATCACTGACACTAAGACAATAATCGGACGCCCGCCATCATTGGTTTTAGATCTCTAA